One Scophthalmus maximus strain ysfricsl-2021 chromosome 9, ASM2237912v1, whole genome shotgun sequence genomic region harbors:
- the LOC118319578 gene encoding hepatitis A virus cellular receptor 1 homolog isoform X6, giving the protein MSLTSSALILYDTQTHGVLSFCWGRGKVPTSKCSDTVLSSQDGAVQFRQASRYQLLGRETDGDIALTILNAQWSDHGVYGCRAEIPGWFNDYKVNTHLVMEEAPEEQPVTQDSTPATGERDDVGETTLENIGNVTAEGSFSLQGKFKASLEVGNIARMGAIFCCTIIIILVYIFRRRFQPGRKLGHLNTSAVDNIYESVPVPE; this is encoded by the exons ATGTCCTTGACTTCTTCGGCCCTGATTTT GTATGACACGCAAACTCATGGCGTGCTAAGTTTCTGTTGGGGACGAGGGAAGGTGCCGACGTCCAAATGCTCCGACACTGTCCTATCCTCCCAGGACGGGGCTGTGCAGTTCAGACAGGCTTCCAGGTACCAGCTGCTGGGCAGGGAGACGGATGGAGATATAGCCCTGACCATCCTGAACGCCCAGTGGAGCGACCACGGTGTGTATGGCTGCAGGGCCGAGATCCCCGGGTGGTTCAATGACTATAAAGTCAACACACACCTGGTCATGGAGGAAG CTCCTGAGGAACAACCTGTTACGCAGGACTCAACTCCTGCTACTGGTGAGAGAGACG ACGTTGGTGAAACAACACTGGAGAACATTGGAAATGTAACAGCTGAG GGTTCATTTTCATTGCAGGGGAAATTTAAAGCCTCCCTGGAAGTGGGGAACATTGCCAGGATGGGAGCTATTTTCTGCTGCACCATAATCATAATCCTCGTCTACATTTTCC GGAGAAGGTTCCAGCCGGGGAGGAAACTTGGTCATCTCAACACCTCGGCTGTGGACAACATTTATGAAAGTGTCCCAGTGCCTGAGTGA
- the LOC118319577 gene encoding Down syndrome cell adhesion molecule isoform X1, translating to MSSLGSRHLPLCSSLLLCLLLGCVSAEGIITTVGADVTLLCNYDAKYYGRLPVCWGRGAIPNSGCANEVIKADGTSVISRQSERYVLMGDFGKGDVSLTIRQLEESDSGIYGCRVDIPGWFNDHKHQLTLTVVAVRPNPLKVEIREVKERTVTVRWTPVFDGGRPITSYSVDLKNKQASWDTAERTELSNPELTQVTLMDLRPAKTYNLRMFVANSVGMSEASNVLTLTAKEAAPEGPPLDMQLEAFTSHSIKVTWKPPRADLRNGVLRSYSISYRGYDPAGKQFKKWQHQTVTATRELESVILSNLKPSTKYGVLIQAKTNAGAGPASTAPFCSTLDEVHTTSEVATITPSSTAATMQGTSSFTSAVESVTANTVWTQSTTSIASVPPDPPVVGLKEVIDNSISLFWTPGFEGDSPITGYYLEYKAVNASWDYTKAVVDFSPNQTEATIIETNPSTYNIRMFAKNSLGNSKPSNVLTITTGRTAPQREDLVTPVSATTASADTHAAAVAKGSHNGHLVGIVMPVVLVVLIVAIAATWQLRRIRQKQGDLSMWLANGALRYRGSESLQEL from the exons ATGAGTTCATTGGGCAGCAGACACCTTCCTTTGTGTAGCAGTCTTCTCCTTTGTCTGCTCCTGG gttgtgtgtctgcagagggcATCATAACCACAGTGGGAGCAGATGTGACTTTATTATGCAACTATGATGCTAAGTACTACGGCAGGCTCCCAGTGTGCTGGGGCCGAGGAGCCATCCCCAATAGTGGATGTGCCAATGAGGTGATCAAGGCAGATGGGACATCGGTGATCAGCAGACAGTCAGAGCGCTACGTGCTCATGGGGGATTTTGGCAAGGGCGATGTGTCGCTGACCATCAGGCAGCTTGAAGAGAGCGACTCTGGGATATACGGCTGCCGCGTGGACATACCGGGCTGGTTCAACGATCACAAACACCAGCTCACCCTGACCGTAGTGGCAG TGCGCCCTAACCCCCTCAAGGTGGAGATCAGAGAGGTGAAGGAAAGAACTGTCACTGTCCGCTGGACTCCCGTGTTTGACGGTGGCAGGCCGATCACATCCTACAGCGTTgatctcaaaaacaaacagg CATCCTGGGATACTGCAGAAAGGACTGAGCTCTCAAATCCTGAGCTGACCCAGGTGACCCTGATGGATTTGCGTCCGGCCAAGACCTACAACCTCCGCATGTTTGTTGCCAACAGCGTGGGCATGAGCGAGGCCAGCAACGTCCTGACTCTCACAGCAAAGGAAGCAG CACCTGAGGGTCCTCCCCTGGACATGCAGCTGGAGGCCTTCACTTCTCACAGCATCAAAGTGACCTGGAAG CCTCCGAGGGCTGATCTCAGAAACGGCGTGCTGCGAAGTTACAGCATCAGCTACAGAGGGTACGACCCTGCAGGCAAACAGTTCAAAAAGTGGCAGCACCAGACAGTGACAGCCACACGGGAGCTGGAGAGCGTCATCCTGAGCAACCTGAAGCCTTCAACCAAGTACGGCGTGCTCATTCAGGCCAAAACCAATGCGGGAGCTGGACCTGCCTCAACTGCACCTTTCTGCTCCACTCTGGATGAGG TTCACACAACTTCAGAGGTTGCAACTATTACGCCCTCTTCCACTGCTGCCACAATGCAAGGCACTTCAAGTTTTACTTCAg CAGTCGAGTCTGTTACTGCAAACACAGTCTGGACCCAAAGCACGACAAGTATCGCTTCAG TGCCCCCTGATCCCCCAGTAGTTGGGTTGAAGGAGGTCATAGACAAttcaatttcccttttttggaCTCCCGGCTTTGAAGGCGACAGCCCCATTACGGGCTATTACTTGGAGTATAAAGCAGTGAATG CATCATGGGATTACACAAAGGCAGTTGTAGACTTCAGCCCCAACCAGACAGAGGCCACAATCATAGAGACAAATCCCTCAACCTACAACATCCGCATGTTCGCTAAGAACAGTCTGGGCAACAGTAAACCCAGCAACGTCCTCACCATCACTACTGGAAGAACAG CTCCTCAGAGGGAAGACCTTGTTACCCCCGTGTCGGCCACAACAGCATCAGCTGACACTCATGCTGCT GCGGTCGCCAAAGGGAGCCACAATGGTCACCTTGTCGGCATTGTGATGCCAGTGGTTCTGGTGGTGTTGATTGTTGCCATAGCAGCCACGTGGCAACTTCGAC ggatcagacagaaacaaggaGATCTGAGCAT GTGGCTGGCCAATGGAGCTCTACGTTACAGAGGCTCTGAGTCACTACAGGAGCTATAA
- the LOC118319577 gene encoding Down syndrome cell adhesion molecule homolog isoform X2: MSSLGSRHLPLCSSLLLCLLLGCVSAEGIITTVGADVTLLCNYDAKYYGRLPVCWGRGAIPNSGCANEVIKADGTSVISRQSERYVLMGDFGKGDVSLTIRQLEESDSGIYGCRVDIPGWFNDHKHQLTLTVVAVRPNPLKVEIREVKERTVTVRWTPVFDGGRPITSYSVDLKNKQASWDTAERTELSNPELTQVTLMDLRPAKTYNLRMFVANSVGMSEASNVLTLTAKEAAPEGPPLDMQLEAFTSHSIKVTWKPPRADLRNGVLRSYSISYRGYDPAGKQFKKWQHQTVTATRELESVILSNLKPSTKYGVLIQAKTNAGAGPASTAPFCSTLDEVHTTSEVATITPSSTAATMQGTSSFTSVESVTANTVWTQSTTSIASVPPDPPVVGLKEVIDNSISLFWTPGFEGDSPITGYYLEYKAVNASWDYTKAVVDFSPNQTEATIIETNPSTYNIRMFAKNSLGNSKPSNVLTITTGRTAPQREDLVTPVSATTASADTHAAAVAKGSHNGHLVGIVMPVVLVVLIVAIAATWQLRRIRQKQGDLSMWLANGALRYRGSESLQEL, from the exons ATGAGTTCATTGGGCAGCAGACACCTTCCTTTGTGTAGCAGTCTTCTCCTTTGTCTGCTCCTGG gttgtgtgtctgcagagggcATCATAACCACAGTGGGAGCAGATGTGACTTTATTATGCAACTATGATGCTAAGTACTACGGCAGGCTCCCAGTGTGCTGGGGCCGAGGAGCCATCCCCAATAGTGGATGTGCCAATGAGGTGATCAAGGCAGATGGGACATCGGTGATCAGCAGACAGTCAGAGCGCTACGTGCTCATGGGGGATTTTGGCAAGGGCGATGTGTCGCTGACCATCAGGCAGCTTGAAGAGAGCGACTCTGGGATATACGGCTGCCGCGTGGACATACCGGGCTGGTTCAACGATCACAAACACCAGCTCACCCTGACCGTAGTGGCAG TGCGCCCTAACCCCCTCAAGGTGGAGATCAGAGAGGTGAAGGAAAGAACTGTCACTGTCCGCTGGACTCCCGTGTTTGACGGTGGCAGGCCGATCACATCCTACAGCGTTgatctcaaaaacaaacagg CATCCTGGGATACTGCAGAAAGGACTGAGCTCTCAAATCCTGAGCTGACCCAGGTGACCCTGATGGATTTGCGTCCGGCCAAGACCTACAACCTCCGCATGTTTGTTGCCAACAGCGTGGGCATGAGCGAGGCCAGCAACGTCCTGACTCTCACAGCAAAGGAAGCAG CACCTGAGGGTCCTCCCCTGGACATGCAGCTGGAGGCCTTCACTTCTCACAGCATCAAAGTGACCTGGAAG CCTCCGAGGGCTGATCTCAGAAACGGCGTGCTGCGAAGTTACAGCATCAGCTACAGAGGGTACGACCCTGCAGGCAAACAGTTCAAAAAGTGGCAGCACCAGACAGTGACAGCCACACGGGAGCTGGAGAGCGTCATCCTGAGCAACCTGAAGCCTTCAACCAAGTACGGCGTGCTCATTCAGGCCAAAACCAATGCGGGAGCTGGACCTGCCTCAACTGCACCTTTCTGCTCCACTCTGGATGAGG TTCACACAACTTCAGAGGTTGCAACTATTACGCCCTCTTCCACTGCTGCCACAATGCAAGGCACTTCAAGTTTTACTTCAg TCGAGTCTGTTACTGCAAACACAGTCTGGACCCAAAGCACGACAAGTATCGCTTCAG TGCCCCCTGATCCCCCAGTAGTTGGGTTGAAGGAGGTCATAGACAAttcaatttcccttttttggaCTCCCGGCTTTGAAGGCGACAGCCCCATTACGGGCTATTACTTGGAGTATAAAGCAGTGAATG CATCATGGGATTACACAAAGGCAGTTGTAGACTTCAGCCCCAACCAGACAGAGGCCACAATCATAGAGACAAATCCCTCAACCTACAACATCCGCATGTTCGCTAAGAACAGTCTGGGCAACAGTAAACCCAGCAACGTCCTCACCATCACTACTGGAAGAACAG CTCCTCAGAGGGAAGACCTTGTTACCCCCGTGTCGGCCACAACAGCATCAGCTGACACTCATGCTGCT GCGGTCGCCAAAGGGAGCCACAATGGTCACCTTGTCGGCATTGTGATGCCAGTGGTTCTGGTGGTGTTGATTGTTGCCATAGCAGCCACGTGGCAACTTCGAC ggatcagacagaaacaaggaGATCTGAGCAT GTGGCTGGCCAATGGAGCTCTACGTTACAGAGGCTCTGAGTCACTACAGGAGCTATAA
- the LOC118319578 gene encoding hepatitis A virus cellular receptor 1 homolog isoform X2, which yields MRGLSIFFLSILTQVSSESLHAVIGLIGHNVTLPCRYDTQTHGVLSFCWGRGKVPTSKCSDTVLSSQDGAVQFRQASRYQLLGRETDGDIALTILNAQWSDHGVYGCRAEIPGWFNDYKVNTHLVMEEAPEEQPVTQDSTPATDVGETTLENIGNVTAEGSFSLQGKFKASLEVGNIARMGAIFCCTIIIILVYIFRRRFQPGRKLGHLNTSAVDNIYESVPVPE from the exons ATGCGTggtctttctattttttttctctccatcctgaCCCAAG TGTCCTCGGAATCCTTGCATGCTGTTATTGGCCTCATTGGGCACAATGTCACCTTGCCCTGTAGGTATGACACGCAAACTCATGGCGTGCTAAGTTTCTGTTGGGGACGAGGGAAGGTGCCGACGTCCAAATGCTCCGACACTGTCCTATCCTCCCAGGACGGGGCTGTGCAGTTCAGACAGGCTTCCAGGTACCAGCTGCTGGGCAGGGAGACGGATGGAGATATAGCCCTGACCATCCTGAACGCCCAGTGGAGCGACCACGGTGTGTATGGCTGCAGGGCCGAGATCCCCGGGTGGTTCAATGACTATAAAGTCAACACACACCTGGTCATGGAGGAAG CTCCTGAGGAACAACCTGTTACGCAGGACTCAACTCCTGCTACTG ACGTTGGTGAAACAACACTGGAGAACATTGGAAATGTAACAGCTGAG GGTTCATTTTCATTGCAGGGGAAATTTAAAGCCTCCCTGGAAGTGGGGAACATTGCCAGGATGGGAGCTATTTTCTGCTGCACCATAATCATAATCCTCGTCTACATTTTCC GGAGAAGGTTCCAGCCGGGGAGGAAACTTGGTCATCTCAACACCTCGGCTGTGGACAACATTTATGAAAGTGTCCCAGTGCCTGAGTGA
- the LOC118319578 gene encoding hepatitis A virus cellular receptor 1 homolog isoform X1: MRGLSIFFLSILTQVSSESLHAVIGLIGHNVTLPCRYDTQTHGVLSFCWGRGKVPTSKCSDTVLSSQDGAVQFRQASRYQLLGRETDGDIALTILNAQWSDHGVYGCRAEIPGWFNDYKVNTHLVMEEAPEEQPVTQDSTPATGERDDVGETTLENIGNVTAEGSFSLQGKFKASLEVGNIARMGAIFCCTIIIILVYIFRRRFQPGRKLGHLNTSAVDNIYESVPVPE; encoded by the exons ATGCGTggtctttctattttttttctctccatcctgaCCCAAG TGTCCTCGGAATCCTTGCATGCTGTTATTGGCCTCATTGGGCACAATGTCACCTTGCCCTGTAGGTATGACACGCAAACTCATGGCGTGCTAAGTTTCTGTTGGGGACGAGGGAAGGTGCCGACGTCCAAATGCTCCGACACTGTCCTATCCTCCCAGGACGGGGCTGTGCAGTTCAGACAGGCTTCCAGGTACCAGCTGCTGGGCAGGGAGACGGATGGAGATATAGCCCTGACCATCCTGAACGCCCAGTGGAGCGACCACGGTGTGTATGGCTGCAGGGCCGAGATCCCCGGGTGGTTCAATGACTATAAAGTCAACACACACCTGGTCATGGAGGAAG CTCCTGAGGAACAACCTGTTACGCAGGACTCAACTCCTGCTACTGGTGAGAGAGACG ACGTTGGTGAAACAACACTGGAGAACATTGGAAATGTAACAGCTGAG GGTTCATTTTCATTGCAGGGGAAATTTAAAGCCTCCCTGGAAGTGGGGAACATTGCCAGGATGGGAGCTATTTTCTGCTGCACCATAATCATAATCCTCGTCTACATTTTCC GGAGAAGGTTCCAGCCGGGGAGGAAACTTGGTCATCTCAACACCTCGGCTGTGGACAACATTTATGAAAGTGTCCCAGTGCCTGAGTGA
- the LOC118319578 gene encoding hepatitis A virus cellular receptor 1 homolog isoform X5, whose product METHSQEGRRYDTQTHGVLSFCWGRGKVPTSKCSDTVLSSQDGAVQFRQASRYQLLGRETDGDIALTILNAQWSDHGVYGCRAEIPGWFNDYKVNTHLVMEEAPEEQPVTQDSTPATGERDDVGETTLENIGNVTAEGSFSLQGKFKASLEVGNIARMGAIFCCTIIIILVYIFRRRFQPGRKLGHLNTSAVDNIYESVPVPE is encoded by the exons ATGGAGACACACTCCCAGGAGGGACGCCG GTATGACACGCAAACTCATGGCGTGCTAAGTTTCTGTTGGGGACGAGGGAAGGTGCCGACGTCCAAATGCTCCGACACTGTCCTATCCTCCCAGGACGGGGCTGTGCAGTTCAGACAGGCTTCCAGGTACCAGCTGCTGGGCAGGGAGACGGATGGAGATATAGCCCTGACCATCCTGAACGCCCAGTGGAGCGACCACGGTGTGTATGGCTGCAGGGCCGAGATCCCCGGGTGGTTCAATGACTATAAAGTCAACACACACCTGGTCATGGAGGAAG CTCCTGAGGAACAACCTGTTACGCAGGACTCAACTCCTGCTACTGGTGAGAGAGACG ACGTTGGTGAAACAACACTGGAGAACATTGGAAATGTAACAGCTGAG GGTTCATTTTCATTGCAGGGGAAATTTAAAGCCTCCCTGGAAGTGGGGAACATTGCCAGGATGGGAGCTATTTTCTGCTGCACCATAATCATAATCCTCGTCTACATTTTCC GGAGAAGGTTCCAGCCGGGGAGGAAACTTGGTCATCTCAACACCTCGGCTGTGGACAACATTTATGAAAGTGTCCCAGTGCCTGAGTGA
- the LOC118319578 gene encoding hepatitis A virus cellular receptor 1 homolog isoform X3 — translation MRGLSIFFLSILTQVSSESLHAVIGLIGHNVTLPCRYDTQTHGVLSFCWGRGKVPTSKCSDTVLSSQDGAVQFRQASRYQLLGRETDGDIALTILNAQWSDHGVYGCRAEIPGWFNDYKVNTHLVMEEAPEEQPVTQDSTPATGERDDVGETTLENIGNVTAEGKFKASLEVGNIARMGAIFCCTIIIILVYIFRRRFQPGRKLGHLNTSAVDNIYESVPVPE, via the exons ATGCGTggtctttctattttttttctctccatcctgaCCCAAG TGTCCTCGGAATCCTTGCATGCTGTTATTGGCCTCATTGGGCACAATGTCACCTTGCCCTGTAGGTATGACACGCAAACTCATGGCGTGCTAAGTTTCTGTTGGGGACGAGGGAAGGTGCCGACGTCCAAATGCTCCGACACTGTCCTATCCTCCCAGGACGGGGCTGTGCAGTTCAGACAGGCTTCCAGGTACCAGCTGCTGGGCAGGGAGACGGATGGAGATATAGCCCTGACCATCCTGAACGCCCAGTGGAGCGACCACGGTGTGTATGGCTGCAGGGCCGAGATCCCCGGGTGGTTCAATGACTATAAAGTCAACACACACCTGGTCATGGAGGAAG CTCCTGAGGAACAACCTGTTACGCAGGACTCAACTCCTGCTACTGGTGAGAGAGACG ACGTTGGTGAAACAACACTGGAGAACATTGGAAATGTAACAGCTGAG GGGAAATTTAAAGCCTCCCTGGAAGTGGGGAACATTGCCAGGATGGGAGCTATTTTCTGCTGCACCATAATCATAATCCTCGTCTACATTTTCC GGAGAAGGTTCCAGCCGGGGAGGAAACTTGGTCATCTCAACACCTCGGCTGTGGACAACATTTATGAAAGTGTCCCAGTGCCTGAGTGA
- the LOC118319578 gene encoding hepatitis A virus cellular receptor 1 homolog isoform X4 gives MRGLSIFFLSILTQVSSESLHAVIGLIGHNVTLPCRYDTQTHGVLSFCWGRGKVPTSKCSDTVLSSQDGAVQFRQASRYQLLGRETDGDIALTILNAQWSDHGVYGCRAEIPGWFNDYKVNTHLVMEEAPEEQPVTQDSTPATDVGETTLENIGNVTAEGKFKASLEVGNIARMGAIFCCTIIIILVYIFRRRFQPGRKLGHLNTSAVDNIYESVPVPE, from the exons ATGCGTggtctttctattttttttctctccatcctgaCCCAAG TGTCCTCGGAATCCTTGCATGCTGTTATTGGCCTCATTGGGCACAATGTCACCTTGCCCTGTAGGTATGACACGCAAACTCATGGCGTGCTAAGTTTCTGTTGGGGACGAGGGAAGGTGCCGACGTCCAAATGCTCCGACACTGTCCTATCCTCCCAGGACGGGGCTGTGCAGTTCAGACAGGCTTCCAGGTACCAGCTGCTGGGCAGGGAGACGGATGGAGATATAGCCCTGACCATCCTGAACGCCCAGTGGAGCGACCACGGTGTGTATGGCTGCAGGGCCGAGATCCCCGGGTGGTTCAATGACTATAAAGTCAACACACACCTGGTCATGGAGGAAG CTCCTGAGGAACAACCTGTTACGCAGGACTCAACTCCTGCTACTG ACGTTGGTGAAACAACACTGGAGAACATTGGAAATGTAACAGCTGAG GGGAAATTTAAAGCCTCCCTGGAAGTGGGGAACATTGCCAGGATGGGAGCTATTTTCTGCTGCACCATAATCATAATCCTCGTCTACATTTTCC GGAGAAGGTTCCAGCCGGGGAGGAAACTTGGTCATCTCAACACCTCGGCTGTGGACAACATTTATGAAAGTGTCCCAGTGCCTGAGTGA